Part of the Haliotis asinina isolate JCU_RB_2024 chromosome 8, JCU_Hal_asi_v2, whole genome shotgun sequence genome is shown below.
GATGTCTTAATGATGTACTACTATCTGAATCCTAGGATTGTAGAGGCAGGTATGTCATGGCCTTAACAATGGAGATTCTTGTATGAGGATATTGAAAAGCgaatgtttgtggaaggcacCTCCACTGGTCACAATGCTGTCTGATATGGCAGGAATTTATGGACTGCCACCCAGTTATGTGTTATCCCCCTCAACAAGTGCTATTCCCTTCTTTATAAGACAGGCCTTTTGCCACTACTGTTACTGGGAAATCTCACAAACACTCGGAACAAAATGTAGATGTGTAACATGAATTTTCAGTTTCCTGCGTAATATGCATATTGTAGTAATCTCTCACGAAGGTATCtgctgttttcagtgatcaagaaTCCATAAGACAAAAGATATTATGAACAAAAACATTGTCATGTGTATCATCTTGTGTGATGTGAAGGCAGGGAGGGGTCAAGGACAGATACTTGTGATTggaaatcatggatcaccatgGATGAAGAAGGGCCACTGTGTTCATGTTATATAATCAATATGAATAGGCAGAgctggatacagctttttgagaaatggGGGTTGCACACTCCATTTTCACCTGTTTttaatggtcatttaataaacttgcAGGACTAAAGGCAGGTGTGCACCCCTATAACTCCACTTTCGATCTGCCTGTGATGAGGAAATTGTGATATGTTGTTTTAGAACAAGTATGCTAATATCGTGAATGTCCAAGTTTGTGGGTCATAGTTTGTGATAATAATCACTTGAATGTCTGATACAGGCTTGATTATTTTccttctgaatatatatatatatatatggctggaatattgttgaatctAGTGTTAAACTGCAAATACACAAGCATTTAAAATGTTGCTAGGAATTAATTCAAATCTATGATCAACTTTTAAATTAGTGAATGAGACTGTAAGTGTTGGCGTTGTAGTTGTTGACAAAACCATGTATTACAGAGAGTACCTTGCTACCTTTAAGAAGACAGTGGCCATGCATGAAGTGTTCCTGCAGAGACTGGCTGCCCACCCGGCCCTCCGGAATGATGTCAACTTTGAGGTTTTCCTTGAGTTtgatggagatgtatgtgtaaTTCTTTACGTAAAATCTTCTTATTCATGTGTCTAGCATACACTGAGCACACATAAACAACGTTAGTTGCACAAAGACATCATAAGAAAATTCTGCCAGTGTTTCATACCAGTTTCAAGTATTTTCTTCAGCAAGTCATGCAGGCAaagttttgttgatgaatgatCTAGTAGTACCCAtcgaaagtttagactcacttaaagcactcactatatgttacatatatacatactcttgAATCAAAGGTGAATTTCTCCACAAATGTGGGGCGACCGATTGCAAAACTTGTGCAGTTGAGGATCAAGCTTCAAACTGCTGAAAAAGCATTTGCAAatatgcatgtgaacagctgcgtgttggtgtaaagttttgttaagaatttgccgatTTTTGCCGAGTttaatcatttattgaactcaagACAATCTGTTCAAAGTtgcaaatttgttttacaataaatCAGTTGATGTATAAACCATACCATggaacagtatggaatattttgcaaaatctagtttagttgactgaagtaagtggctacatttacaatAGTGATATATATAGGAAGGTGTACCATGGAGATTATGGACGATGTAGAGGAGTGTGTATCCCTGTATGTCACGCTGCTACATGTTGGGGTGTATTTCCAGCTCAGTGTGCGGGGAAAGAACAAGAGAGAGAAAATAGGAGGATTTTTCAAAACTATATCAAAGTCTGCCGACGAGGTGCTGCTGTCATCCCAAAAGGTACGGTTATTGTTGAACATAGTTACTGTTGAACAGACTCACTGGTTCTGAAGACAGGTCATGCTTAGTGACAAGAGTGGGGCTGGGGGTTGGGTGGGGGTTTGGTGGGGTCTCACTTTATCAGCCACTGGTTTATCTGGTCTGTCATGCTATGAAATACTGCTATGTTGAACAACCAACAAATGATTGTAAGAACTCCATAGATACACACTGTCACATGTACTTTCTACTTGCATGTACGAAACTATAAATCACTCTCGAACAAGGAAATATATATAGAAATCCCCATTTGTTGCAGGATGTAGATGACTTTTTTGAAGCAGAAAAAGTATTTTTGGTGGACTACCATGTTAAGATCAAAGACAGCACTGGCAAGTCCGACAGAATGACAAGAACACATAAAAGTAAGTAGAGACAGGAGGCTCTTCACAGTCTGGCGGTGGTTCAATGAATATGCAGTGCAGTATATAGTGATTTTAGCGCTAAGttgactgtaactcccataccttaatatAGATTTAAGGTAGTCATTGTGTTATGGCTGTAGAAGGTGAAACATTTTGTGGCCTTGATTAGGATTCCATAACCCAAGTGTTGATGCCATTTCTCCAGCTATGAAAGAACAGGTAAGCTGTAAGCTGATTGCCAGGGTTATATAAATGAATGTTTTGGTTGATTTATGTACACCATTTCATAGGCGTATATCATTTAGTCATTGTTTGGTGTTGCTTATTTCAGATGTTGCTGACACGTATATTCAAATATCATCTGGATTAGTGCAGCTAGCGACTATTGAAAATACTGAACTTAATAAGTGAGTCATCTAAAtctactttcattttttgtgatgTTCTGTAGTTACCAACTCCTGAAGTTATAAAATGTCATTCAGCTGGTACTCTGTCTCTCTTGTCTCTCTTTTGTGTAAGTAGCACCTAAGATCGAGCCCATCTGTACATAGTCTTTATTGGGGACACTTGACCTCACTTGACAGTTGTATTATGAGATATATAATTTGCCTTTTCAGAATTTTCACAAAAGTAGCTGAAGCCTTGGAAAAAGCAAGGGTGAGTAGGAGCATAATAAATCTCCATCATATTGGGCTGCTGTGTTTTTTGGCataattgagtcttgaccaCAGTCTGGTGATTGACATTGCACATCTATCTGTACCATTAAAATATTAGACATGCATGAACAAAGTTATTGAGTTTGTGTCATTTATTCAACTGGTCATCTTGCTTCTGTCATGGATTGCTAAAGTCCGAAAGTTTTCCTTAACCTGACTCATGGGTGGTATGCTTCctgtaagcataataagcatgagtcggGATAAGGAAAATAAGtagttttctgaataaaattgatattttatacttatcctgactcatggcgtCAAGCCCTCTCAACCGCCCCTCTCAGGCACGCTGAATTCCCAGTAATTCTCGTGTCGGACTTATGAAATTCAGAGAGAGTGGCAAGCATGGCAGGTCATGTGACCGTAATGGCAGGAAAGAGAGGCTTCCGGTGGGTGAGTGTATAGTATGTCCTCATCAATTACAAGGGAATTTCAAGGGATTTCATGTGTTCCACTTTCTTTGCATAGAGGAAGGACATAAGCATAATAAACATGATttaggataagtataaaatatccaTTTTGTTCAGAACATTACATTCTTCACAGGGTAGACTATTAAACCATTGACTTAAATAAAATAATGCAATAATGCACATAAAACACAAGAGAGTCCAAATCACAATAATGCGTGGCAACAGCACAATTCACAGTTCAACATGGTACATGTCTATACATGTCTCTTGCAGAAACTAGAGGGTCGAGTGGCATCGGATGAAGATCTGAAGTTGAGTGATACCCTGCGATATTACATGAGAGATTCCTCCGCAGCCAAAGACCTCTTGTACCGCCGCACACGCTCCCTTGCAGACTATGAAGCCGCCAACAAAGCTCTCGAGAAGGCCAGAACCAAGAACAAAGAAGTTCAACAGGTGTGTTTTCACTGTACATTGTCTGCTGGTCACATAGGACTGTCAGTGTACATTGTCTGCTGGTATATAGGACTCTTTTATTGTACATTGTCTGCAGGTCATTTAGGACTAtcagtgtacattgtctgttggtCTATAGGACTCTCAGTGTACATTGTCTGCTGGTCTATAGGACTCTCAGTGTACATTGTCTGCTGGTCTATAGGACTCtcagtgtacattgtctgttggtGTATAGGACACTCAGTGTACATTGTCTGCTGGTCTATAGGACTGtcagtgtacattgtctgttggtCTATAGGACTCtcagtgtacattgtctgttggtGTATAGGACACtcagtgtacattgtctgttggtCTATAGGACTCtcagtgtacattgtctgttggtCTATAGGACTCTCTTACTGTACATGTCTGCTGGTCTATAGGACTCtcagtgtacattgtctgttggtGTATAGGACACtcagtgtacattgtctgttggtGTATAGGACACtcagtgtacattgtctgttggtGTATAGGACACTCAGTGTACATTGTCTGCTGGTCTATAGGACTGtcagtgtacattgtctgttggtCTATAGGACTCtcagtgtacattgtctgttggtCTATAGGACTGtcagtgtacattgtctgttggtCTATAGGACTCtcagtgtacattgtctgttggtGTATAGGACACtcagtgtacattgtctgttggtCTATAGGACTCtcagtgtacattgtctgttggtCTATAGGACTCTCTTACTGTACATGTCTGCTGGTCTATAGGACTCtcagtgtacattgtctgttggtGTATAGGACACtcagtgtacattgtctgttggtCTATAGGACTCTCAGTGtatatatttttccttatcctgactcatgcttaattgcttatctcctcttcctggcgaagatagtggaactcctgaaatcccttgaagttcccttctaaaagaagcagacatAAAAATACCCTCACACATGAGTAGCCTCCCGTCCcgtgcacatggtcagctgatagGCCATGATTATCACTCTCTCCCTATCGCCCGACATGGGCGGCTGGAGGCACCTTGGGTCCCGTATGCAGCAATAAGTTTTTCATTCTTTGGGTCCTTTAACTAAATCTGTGTTGTATGCAGTATTTGGCTTTTGTATATGCATCATTATTATCATCTGCCCCATTCCAAAGGTCTGAAAGCCTCTACATTATCAATGTACTTGGCAGCTCTCAGCTCATCCGTCACCATGGAAATGGGtaccaagctgactaaagtacccgAGTTACTCGCCTTTACTTCGCTCCTTCAAGTTGGAAAATCAACAGcgcagatttagagctccagtgTGGGATCTAAACGTTGcactccaacatctcacaagtgatgtgtaTGAGCCACTCAACCGGACTTTAATTGAACTGCTGACTCAGAAGACATtgtttttacttgccttggctacaggTGCACAAATgccagaaattcatgctctacaCTTCATGAACGAGGTTTGATGCAAGTCACCAAGAGACAGCTCATCTGGGTCTACAATGGGATTTTATTGCAAAGAATCAACTCCCGGGTCAACTGGACAGACAGTTCCGAATAACGGTCTTGTCTTCAATCCTGGGACCTCATGATACACACGACTtctcattatgtccagtcagaccATTGAAGATGTACATTGCACTTTTTAAGCGCCTATATCACCTACGGAAGTAtcctgcaacactatctcagtgtggatcagagctgttataccAAGAGtgtataaagcagcaggatttgAACCTCCATGAGCCTCCAACTCGCATGAAGTCCGAGCCTTATcctctacactagcgctacatggAAAGTGCTCAATagcaactataatggagggctgcttttggaagtcaaacacagtgttAGCCAACCATTACCTACGAGACATAGCCACGGAGGACGTCACTGGTATTCATCAGTTTCGGCCTCTCGTAGTTggtcagcaactaacagttccctaAAGGCGCTGCGTTCACTCACCcgatttatcacgtgacttgagGAAGCCAGATGCTCtgcggagtataatggtggaaagtccatgcgCACGTCTTgtacagactagcatgagtgattatgaccctttacttgtaatgaagatacttgtacatgaagaagggtcgcaCCTAGTCTCGAAtgctatatcttgacatttagttccatcagaaactagcaggatgctagttACTTTTGACCCAGTATCCAGCGTGATCTGACCCACCGCTGTTTCCGTCAGATTCTGTAAACAATtaaacatgagtcaggataaggaaaatatgtaattttctgaataaaattgatattttatacttatcttgACTCATGGCAAAAGCCCTCCCAGCTGCCCCTCACAGACATGCTGTATTCCTATATTCTCATGTCAGGCGATTATTAAGGAGAGAGTGATAatcatggccgatcagctgaccatgtgtgcGGGAGGGGAGGTTATTTGTGGGTGAGTGTACTTTTATGGCCGCTGCTTTTAGAAGGGATCCTCAAGGGATTTCAGgagttccactaccttcgccaggaagaggagataagcaattaagcacgAGTCaggataaatataaaatatcaattttttttcagaaaattacattttctgtTTGTCTCTAAGTGTGTATTGAGTGTAGGTCAGACAGGATGTGTTCAAGTTCTTGTTTCTATGTTTGCTTGTCTCATTTTGCTTCTCTGTTTCATATTCAGGCAGAGAAAACACAGGAGACATGTTGCAAGAagtttgaaaaaatatctgagaTGGCTAAGAAAGGTAGGTGTCTCTTCCAgttcttcagagtgagtgagtaagtttagtgtTACtacgcattcagcaatattcccgctatatggcggcagtctgtacatattcaagcctggaccagacagtccagtgatcaacagcatgggcatcgacctgggaaccgatgacatatgccaactaAGTAAAAAatcctgaccaccagatcccagtAGTCGccatttgtggcaagcatgagttgctggagACCTTTTCTTTGCCAGATCTTCATGGCCCAGTACATGTCAGAATGAAATCTTTTAATGTGTATCAGAATGAAGTGTTCCAAAATCTGTTGGCATCATTCCAGTTCTTGGAGTGTTTTGTTCTGCCAAATCATGACCCTACTGTTGTTTATTGCAGAATTAACAGAGTTTAAGACACGGAGAATAGCATACTTTAGGAAAAACTTGGTGGACCTAGCAGAGTTGGAGATCAAACATGCGAAGGTGAGAGCAGTTGGGGCAACTGGAAGTGTCGACCATGAGAATTGTTAGGAAACTTGGTGCACTGAAAGTGAAGATGATGTAACTGAGAAGTCATGGGACACTGTCAATTCTAGAGACAATCAGTTACCTTTACAGTTTACAgttgtttctgacttttttgTGTCACAGTTGATATATAATTTGCAGAAAACCCAGTGAAGTCTTGGCTCAGAATGAAATCCAATAGTGATAGAGTGACCTCATCATAAAGGTCTACCAAGTATAAAACAAATTTGAGCACCATAGTTTCATTTTGTAGGTTGTCAGTAAGGCCAGTGGTTGAGTGTTAGCTTCTCACATTGACAACCAGTGATTGATTCCTATATAATAGTTCAGGCTCATGTTTTACTTGATGTTACCTACTGACCACCTGTATACTTGGCTTTTGCTGGTGGATATACCATAATAAATGACTCACAAGCAAATGCAAGCATCAGTGAACATGGGATGTAGGTTGATATCGCCAGTTGAAAAGCTTTGAGTCTTTCTACCTCAGACATAATCTAACACCTTTGCAAACCCCTTGGATTCTAGGTACAAAAGTTACATAAGTTACATGCTAGGTTATGATAACTGCTCATTCGTTTGTTTTATCATGATATCTTCTACTGATTTCTATACTGCACAAACCACCAGTCATTTCTATATTCACATGTTTTTTCCAGGCTCAAGTCCAGCTACTGAAGAACTGTATCACAGCACTGAAAGAAGAAGTTCAGTGTTGACGACCCTCTGTCATGGAGTCCACCCCCTCATAGCTCTGGGATACCCTGGAGGAAGTGCTCATCTTGTGAACTCAATGATGAAGTCAGCAGcactgcatgttgctgactGGTTCCTGTATATATTGTACATAACCATCGGTCTGTATAGTAACAGCAAGTGATGCTTCTGTCAATGATCGATCATCTCTACTGTATGTGACAAAATAGCCTTACAACAAGGAAGTCCTCCCACTTGTAATGCCATCAAACTGCAGGTTCTATTGGACAGATGTTAGCAGAGTTACATCAAGCCAAAATATTCACCTGGCTGGATTATTATGAAGAGTCTTGAGTGGAGGATTAATATGAAACTATTATACTTGTATGAATTAAGTAAATATTACACTTTATTCCATTTAATACACTTAGTGTTATGCACAGTGGACACACAGTGACCATGCCCGTGCTTGATACGGTAAGTGTGATGCTTAATTCGCATTCCTGCAGTAAATATAATCTGTGTTGTCTGCTGAGACATAAGTCCCTTGCATGCATCTGGAGCTGTGGTCTCCCTGGCCGTGGATGTTTCTCTGTCAACTCATCAGATGTGAACCAGACCACCCACAGGGACACCATGATAAGAAAGCATAGTCAATGAGTTATTAGAAATGTACGAAATGTACCTCTCTCTTGATTGATTTTGTTATGAAATAGGTAACTGACAGCAGAAGGtcattgtgtatatatataaacttaCTTACAGCAAGTGGTTTGAATGTTTCTAGTTACATTTGTGGAAAGCTGCCATCAGCTCATGTTCCTTTGTATTGTGTATATTATGAAATGTTTGATTATGGATACCACAATTGTACAGCTGTCATTCCTTGACACTGGTAGTGATTTTTAATGACAGTTGTTCATCGTATTTTGTACGTTCTTGTTATAAAATATCTTGTGTATGAATGGAAAGAATGTATTTCCATAAAAATGATCAATTTCTGCAACGTTCTGTTTGATGTGAACCGAGGGAATCCGGCCAGCTTCGTCAATGCTTGGTAGGCATGCACCAAGAACTAGTTAGAAAGAGGGTTGATCATTATGAGAACCTGAAGTTACTTTGTCTTGTTACCATCTCACACACATGTCATCTTAAACGAGATAGATTATGCATATGAGAACTATCTGGGCATTGGTTTGAATCATTGATTCATCCTGATCATACTCACTATACCACACGTGGGTTATGAAACCTTCAGTTACAGGCTAACACCTCTTTACATGTTATCAGCTTACTGCCAGAAGATGTAGGAGACCAGCTGGTAGACCTGAGCATGTTGACCGGTTTTAACTTGGGTTGACTACAGAAGTACCCTCCCTTTATGTATGATCCTGATAAGTGATATTAATTTGATGTTATTTTGTGATGAAACTCATGTTTATAATGTGTGTATTTTGCTATGCAGCCGTGGCAAGGCTAGTCATGGACACTGTAGCCAAGGCACCTATACTTACACATGACACCCTGCTAGTGCTGCTGAACATCAGTCATGCATACAATCAGTTGAACCATACAGATGGGTGACATCAAGGTATCACCAGTGCAGGCTTTTCCTTATCAGTATCAGGGTGTTCAACTTCAGTCCACAACAAATATTCAGCTGAGAGTATTGCTTCATATGCCATTCTTGTGCCCATCCCTGGTTGTAGGCACAAGATGACTTTCATGCTGTTCTTTAGTTACTGAATGATTTATGTAATTTGGTTTGGGTCTATTTTCCACAGCAGTATTTGTAGATGTCTCTTGTATGCAAGATGTTGCCAGCTCCAAGAATGGATTATTCATGAATGTTTTGCAAGTGAGATCATTGACTattatatgcatatatgtgtgtgagcATTGTTCCCCagacatgttcatgtttcaACATACTGCAGCAGGTAGATTCATGTTCCCCTCTAATCATTGAGCTCAAGATAAACCTGAAACTGTCTCTGAGTTGTTCATTATTTTTGGTAACAGATTACGTGTGTTATATTGTTTTTGAATTACTGCAAGATGAATTGATCTGTGTGAGGGGCCAGTTGAGTCGTGGCCATTGTAATGAGTGACATCCAGTATGGTATTTTACAGTATCCGCAATTTTACAGGTACTTGCACTCATGGGGAAATGAAATCATTAAGTTATTGCTACATTTAACAATGCTCCAAGATGTATTCATATGGACTCAGCATAACACTTTGGAGGCTGACAGACAAGGAGGTGGTTTTGTCACCCAGCCTGTAAAGTCTAGGATGTAAAGAAGCTGATGCTTCATTGCACTTCTTAGAGAAACTATCTTGCTGGTGCCAGGCTGATGGAGTTGGTCAGGACAAAACGTGATGGACCCAACTGACACACATCATTCAGCAGTAATACTGAACTTTGTATGTTGTCAGTGGAGGTTGTAACTGGGTTTAGAATCGGTTCCCAGGTAACCTGTTTTGGTATCATGAAGCAACCAAACGGTCCCAGTAATATACCTTGTTGACAAAGTTTGACGTTATCGTACACCAGTGACGAGAATAGTTGCTCAAAATATCAGTccatggattgtctgatcaaaaTTCAGTTATTTTTATGGGTCTATCAtctaactggaatattgctgagtgtggcatgaaaTCATGAACAAATATTGTGGGAAGGGAGAGAAAATACTGTTTTATATGTATGTGACCATCAGCTGTGATTGACTCCAagattatatttatatgtggGATCATGTTCAACTAGAATACATGCAGACTGTCTGAGCTGTTCGGAGCAGACACCGTAGCGCCAACTATATCTGCTTTCTATCTCGTCATGTCAAGACACTTCTATAACTTGACTGTGTTGTGACATTTCAGACTTAGGGAACAAATGAATTCAAGTCAGGAATGTGAGGTACTCTTTACATGACAAATCATGTCATTATTGTAACATAAAGTATTTATATACTGAAGGCAATAAATGATGGTCAGGAGGTGTACAATGTGTTATGTGATGCTACAGCCAAGATGGTGACTGGTCAAAGCAACCTGATGAAGCTAATCAATGCCTTTCTTTCAGCTCTTAATGACAGACTGCACAAACATTCATTATCACTAGACACACTTTATAATCAACCATCAAAAATCTTTAGTCTcattatccccccggcatgtaatgcagggggatatggTCGACGCCTTgtccgtctgtccatccgtaatcattttgtttccggagcataacttaaTATCAGTATTTtcagaccaaacttgatagatattgtaatctcagcctatggttgtgccttctgctatttacagatttttggcatttatatttttttgtttttccatggaacattttggtgttagtcttatggtggggtgggcttcgtttcaggagcagaactaaaaaaccattcaatatttttctgcaaaacttggtagatataccaatcagaaacTGCAATGGTGCcctttgctatgtacaggatcttgtgatttattattttcttcccatggaaacgttttggacctagtctgaaaagtgaggggtgtgtttcatttccagagcataactcaaaaacttcttaatatctgtttgtaaaactttctagatatgtgtggcagacaccaaagtggtgccttttgtttttaaaggtttttgtgatatattattttcttggtttccatggaaacgtttcggacttcgtctcaaaatggagggatgggcttcgttcccagagcacaactcgaaaaccatttcatatctttcaacagatcttggcagatatatgagacagatcttgaaattttGACTTTGCTGgctacagatatatggcatttataatttgcatgaattccatggaaacaattcaaacttaatctaaaaaaaaacaatgagcaactgtgagatgatttgtcctttcaaacatgtgggggccagggggatatgtcatcttctgatgactcttgtttgacATGATTGTCAATAGAATTCTAAGTAAAATGTTGTGGCCTAATTGATATGAGATGTTGCTAGGTTATGGTGACTAGAGTCCAGATCTCATGTTATGAGTACTAGATTCCAGATCTCATGGGTGATGTCTGTGGGTACTAGATTCCAAATAACCTTTGCCTGTTATTACAGTGATCCAGATAACATGTGCTTGTCTGTAGTTTCACAAATGACTGGATTTAAAatagaacaacacagaaatGTCATTTGAATGGCATTTTCCTGAAGTTACATTGCATCACAATATATACATCCgtcaaaacaatatatatctTATTATCTCTCAATATATATCTAATACACAACCTGGCTTTAAGTGTTTCTATgaaattgttcatgatttggCAGACTTGGGAGTTGTTACAACTCTTGTGGACCTTGGTGTTCTGATGTTGGTTGTGCCTTTAGAGGCTGGTCTTGACCCTGAAGTGGTGGGTCGAGATGTCAGACTTTTCTCTGTGTTTGACTGGTGACTGGCTCTCAGGTCGAGACCCAGGGGATGAGGTGTCCCAGGTGACCCGAGATTTGCAGCGGCTACTGCTTCGACTGCGCTGCGAGCTCGTTGGGTGCTGCCTGTCCTGGGTCTCCGGGCGCTGGCTTTGTTTTGTCGCCGGCCGCTTCTCGTTTCTGTAATGATAGTTTGAATTACATTATAATAGAAAAATCACTCAAAAATCTCTGAGTTACCACCTTAACATAGATTTAATGAAGTACATATttctgatatatttatataagtAAATCAGACTACTTTCTCTGAATAGATTTACTTTATATATTTGctaacaacatttacaaatatgtgaGCGTAGAATCTAATAATATCAAGACCTGAATCACATCAGTCCTCATCTGAAGATTTAAgatttataaaatatttctgcaTACCATTTTTCAGTATTTGTGATTTTAAGAAGACTTCTCATGTGCATGAAGCATGTTTGTATGTTAGGTACACATGAGTATGTACAGATACGGAACACA
Proteins encoded:
- the LOC137293684 gene encoding sorting nexin-6-like; the protein is MTQKYENNNLALCHSFRHVTKAAAMMDGIDDSPDLLAEDHGNKSRSDTVDLTDTSLVVDISDALSERDKVKFTVHTKTTLQQFRNPEFSVVRQHEEFIWLHDRYGENEEYAGIIIPPAPPKPDFDASREKLQRLGEGEGTMTREEFTKMKQELEAEYLATFKKTVAMHEVFLQRLAAHPALRNDVNFEVFLEFDGDLSVRGKNKREKIGGFFKTISKSADEVLLSSQKDVDDFFEAEKVFLVDYHVKIKDSTGKSDRMTRTHKNVADTYIQISSGLVQLATIENTELNKIFTKVAEALEKARKLEGRVASDEDLKLSDTLRYYMRDSSAAKDLLYRRTRSLADYEAANKALEKARTKNKEVQQAEKTQETCCKKFEKISEMAKKELTEFKTRRIAYFRKNLVDLAELEIKHAKAQVQLLKNCITALKEEVQC